One part of the Sporosarcina ureae genome encodes these proteins:
- a CDS encoding MDR family MFS transporter, with product MDDKKTLRLVLAGILLGILMSAMDNTIVATALGSILGDLGGVDSYIWITSAYAVAVLAGMPIFGKLSDMYGRKRFFMFGIIVFMIGSALCGVAQSVPQLAVFRAIQGIGGGALLPIAFTIVFDVFPPEKRGKMTGILGAVFGASSVIGPLLGAWITESISWHWVFYVNIPIGLVSLFLIYRFYKEATEPSKQAIDWLGAITLVTAIVSLMFGLEFGGKQFAWSSWQSITLFSLFTVFFIIFLVAETKAKEPIISFWMFKSRLFASSQVLALLYGATFIGLTIFIPLFVQAVYGGSATNAGIILMPMLLGSVVGSALGGILQTKTSYRKIMVISVIAYSIGMLLMSTITPDTSRSILSFYMMFVGFGVGFSFSLLPAATVHNMDFRFRGSANSTNAFFRSLGLALGITIFGAIQTKLLASELASGFAKLPNGDNSAVGSIQNAFLPEVRKTIPEDILNVMTNAMSNSISTTFLWALIPVAISILAVFYMGPERLIIPNQKK from the coding sequence ATGGATGATAAGAAAACGCTGCGTTTAGTTCTAGCTGGTATCTTGCTCGGTATTTTAATGTCCGCGATGGATAATACCATTGTCGCAACTGCACTCGGGTCAATTCTAGGTGATTTAGGTGGAGTCGATAGTTATATATGGATTACTTCTGCTTACGCAGTAGCTGTACTTGCCGGGATGCCGATTTTTGGTAAGTTATCAGATATGTATGGCCGCAAAAGATTTTTCATGTTTGGTATTATTGTTTTTATGATTGGTTCAGCACTATGCGGTGTTGCACAATCCGTGCCACAGTTAGCTGTTTTTCGTGCTATTCAAGGAATTGGCGGAGGCGCTTTACTTCCCATCGCGTTCACTATTGTATTTGACGTATTCCCTCCAGAAAAACGTGGCAAAATGACAGGTATTCTAGGTGCAGTCTTTGGAGCATCCAGTGTCATCGGTCCATTACTTGGTGCTTGGATTACGGAGTCTATTAGTTGGCATTGGGTATTCTATGTCAATATTCCCATTGGACTCGTTTCCTTATTTCTAATTTATCGCTTTTATAAAGAAGCAACTGAACCTTCCAAGCAAGCTATTGATTGGCTCGGTGCGATTACACTAGTCACTGCCATTGTCAGTTTGATGTTTGGACTTGAATTTGGCGGTAAACAATTTGCGTGGTCCTCTTGGCAAAGCATTACATTATTTAGTCTATTTACGGTATTTTTCATTATATTTTTAGTAGCAGAGACGAAAGCGAAAGAACCGATTATCTCATTTTGGATGTTCAAAAGCCGTCTTTTCGCCTCTTCACAAGTCTTAGCACTTCTTTACGGTGCTACTTTCATAGGTTTAACAATCTTCATTCCTCTTTTCGTGCAAGCTGTATATGGTGGCTCCGCAACGAATGCCGGAATTATCCTTATGCCGATGTTACTTGGATCGGTCGTCGGAAGTGCGCTGGGCGGTATCTTACAGACTAAAACGAGTTATCGAAAAATCATGGTTATTTCCGTAATTGCCTATTCGATCGGAATGCTATTGATGAGTACGATTACCCCTGATACTTCTCGTTCCATCCTATCTTTCTATATGATGTTTGTTGGATTTGGTGTCGGATTTTCCTTCTCACTTTTACCAGCTGCCACTGTGCACAATATGGATTTCCGATTCAGAGGTTCAGCCAACTCAACAAATGCTTTTTTCCGATCATTAGGATTGGCACTGGGCATCACGATCTTCGGAGCAATCCAAACCAAATTATTGGCAAGTGAATTGGCATCCGGTTTTGCTAAACTCCCTAACGGAGACAATAGTGCCGTGGGTAGTATACAAAACGCTTTTTTACCTGAAGTCCGCAAAACCATTCCAGAAGATATATTGAATGTCATGACAAATGCTATGTCTAATTCTATTTCTACGACATTTCTATGGGCACTCATTCCGGTTGCCATTTCTATACTAGCCGTATTCTATATGGGGCCAGAACGATTGATCATACCAAATCAAAAGAAATAG
- a CDS encoding IS30 family transposase translates to MVAQLESTIQNRKNKHLSAFERGQIEALHKDGHTNREIGRRLGRVHQTIANELKRGTTIQLKTGRTSYTAYFAETGQAIYERNRLQCGAKSKLLMANEFVNFACDKILDQDWSPDAVVGFTSLQEEWKDRPTVSTKTLYNYIDLDVLRVRNIDLPMKLRRNTKVKHIRRNRRILGMSIAERPVEIEDRQEFGHWEIDTVEGQKSDDNALLTLVERKTRNYYAILLDDQDHDSVDFAINQLRQDFGELFSQVFKTITSDNGSEFSNLTKSLQGVTDVYFARPYAPYERGSNERHNGLLRRYIPKGKAISDYSTESIQRIYQTLNQLPRKILNYRQPSVLFEEELARLA, encoded by the coding sequence ATAGTGGCACAACTTGAGAGTACCATACAAAACCGTAAAAATAAACACCTGTCAGCTTTTGAGCGCGGTCAAATCGAGGCGCTTCACAAGGATGGACATACCAACCGAGAGATCGGTAGACGCTTAGGACGCGTTCATCAAACCATCGCGAATGAATTAAAGCGTGGAACCACAATCCAACTCAAAACTGGACGCACATCCTATACAGCCTATTTCGCTGAAACGGGACAGGCGATATATGAACGAAATCGACTTCAGTGCGGCGCAAAAAGTAAGCTGCTTATGGCCAATGAATTTGTCAATTTCGCGTGTGATAAAATCCTAGATCAGGACTGGTCACCAGACGCAGTCGTCGGGTTTACAAGCCTTCAAGAAGAGTGGAAAGACCGACCTACTGTGTCCACGAAAACCCTGTATAACTACATTGATTTAGACGTATTACGCGTTCGAAATATAGACTTGCCGATGAAACTGAGACGGAACACCAAAGTGAAACACATCCGAAGAAACCGTCGTATTTTGGGCATGAGCATCGCTGAACGTCCCGTTGAAATTGAAGATCGTCAAGAATTCGGTCATTGGGAAATTGATACGGTAGAAGGACAGAAGTCTGATGACAACGCATTATTGACGCTCGTTGAACGTAAAACGAGAAACTATTATGCCATCCTCCTAGATGATCAAGATCATGATTCGGTGGACTTTGCGATCAACCAGTTACGACAGGATTTTGGTGAGCTGTTTTCTCAAGTATTCAAAACGATTACGTCGGATAACGGCAGCGAGTTTTCTAATCTGACAAAGAGTCTTCAAGGTGTTACTGACGTCTATTTCGCTCGTCCATATGCACCGTATGAAAGAGGATCTAACGAGCGACACAATGGTCTGCTCAGACGATATATTCCCAAAGGAAAAGCAATTTCTGATTACTCTACAGAGTCTATTCAACGTATTTATCAGACACTGAATCAGTTGCCTAGGAAGATTTTGAACTATCGACAGCCATCCGTTTTGTTTGAAGAAGAGTTGGCTAGGTTAGCATAG
- a CDS encoding DUF3887 domain-containing protein, producing the protein MKKLVLLTMAVVLLLAACGKNTVDESEAAQYIEKSKEAITLLNEEKFDDMREMFDATMKDSLSVEQLKEVSDIVKESGEFVNFEKESVAKKEQYFVASIAAEYKEDKRVYTITFDDQQQIAGFFVK; encoded by the coding sequence ATGAAAAAACTTGTCCTATTGACTATGGCAGTCGTTTTATTGCTTGCTGCATGTGGTAAAAACACAGTAGATGAATCTGAGGCTGCTCAGTACATAGAAAAATCGAAAGAAGCCATCACGTTATTGAATGAAGAAAAATTTGATGATATGCGTGAAATGTTTGATGCCACGATGAAGGATTCTTTATCTGTGGAGCAACTAAAGGAAGTATCAGATATTGTGAAAGAATCAGGGGAGTTTGTCAATTTCGAAAAAGAGTCTGTTGCAAAAAAAGAGCAGTATTTTGTAGCGTCGATTGCTGCTGAATATAAAGAAGATAAACGTGTCTATACGATTACGTTTGATGACCAGCAACAAATCGCAGGATTTTTTGTGAAATAA
- a CDS encoding YhfC family glutamic-type intramembrane protease — protein sequence MTGWIFTIIIAIVLPLSFVIYAILKKRWIPFFLGVLAFTVSQLLIRIPLLQYVEKNSIDFLFFSSVHPIQYAIVLGFSAALFEEGARYLAMRYLMKQRDWLSGFLFGAGHGGIEALILVGIPMLSVYPFTAGSGMLALAGVERFFAMLLHIGLSIIVLRGIKQKRLSYLVIAIAIHTAIDSMIGILPVFIPQEYVVVSIESILAFVAVSVISYGIYSKRREVW from the coding sequence ATGACAGGCTGGATTTTCACAATCATTATAGCTATTGTTTTACCATTGTCATTCGTTATATATGCAATCCTTAAAAAACGATGGATCCCTTTCTTCCTAGGTGTTCTAGCGTTTACTGTATCCCAGTTGCTCATACGCATCCCACTTTTACAATACGTGGAAAAGAACAGTATAGACTTTTTGTTTTTTAGTAGTGTACATCCCATACAGTACGCTATCGTGCTTGGATTCTCCGCTGCGCTATTTGAAGAAGGAGCACGCTATCTTGCTATGCGGTATTTGATGAAGCAAAGGGACTGGCTATCAGGATTTTTATTTGGAGCAGGGCATGGTGGTATTGAAGCGCTGATACTTGTCGGCATTCCTATGCTCTCAGTGTATCCATTTACAGCAGGTAGCGGAATGCTTGCTTTAGCGGGTGTAGAGCGATTCTTTGCTATGCTGCTGCATATAGGACTGTCAATTATCGTCCTGCGCGGCATAAAACAGAAACGTCTTTCCTATCTGGTGATTGCTATTGCCATACATACAGCGATTGACTCAATGATTGGAATTTTGCCTGTATTTATTCCGCAAGAGTATGTGGTAGTATCAATAGAGAGTATTCTTGCATTCGTGGCGGTTAGCGTCATTAGCTACGGAATCTATAGTAAAAGGAGGGAAGTCTGGTAA
- a CDS encoding D-alanyl-D-alanine carboxypeptidase family protein translates to MKKITSILTICLLGFMLNFTVKEVHAHEFTDIQSYPSADSIEWAYSKGLVGGFEDHTFRPNSWLTEAHFAAILTRYYKVIQDESALYIAHDNKIWSNSIYEALARFKVPLVGYEDRSYRNKPVTRGVLAQVISYVNGQAYQLEKSIQYLFDEQITVGQVPHANTLLEKYGAKNRLTRAQAVLFFHRLDQQNKKEVAPTVLQDKLPAGSNSAVVNKVKLQAISRVDPRVKPTIFLPADKYIEGQLLPEKPIYIKGVLLVNKQYPLPKNYAPGEDRTARAQFTKMAADAKKSGIKLTAFSTYRSFDYQTNLYTKYVKRDGTKAADRYSARPGYSEHQSGLAFDIGEANAPRHWANASFGSTKAGKWLATNAYRYGFVMRYPKGKEDITGYMHESWHYRYVGLALAKEIYVKQNTIEEYVGLRE, encoded by the coding sequence ATGAAAAAAATCACATCGATCCTCACTATTTGTTTGTTAGGCTTTATGTTAAATTTCACAGTAAAAGAAGTGCACGCACATGAATTTACGGACATTCAATCGTACCCATCTGCTGACTCTATCGAATGGGCTTATTCAAAAGGATTGGTCGGTGGTTTCGAAGATCATACCTTCCGGCCAAATAGCTGGCTCACAGAAGCCCATTTCGCTGCGATTCTTACGCGTTACTACAAGGTAATTCAAGATGAAAGTGCACTATATATAGCCCATGATAATAAAATATGGTCGAACAGTATATATGAAGCATTAGCAAGATTTAAAGTACCTTTAGTCGGCTATGAGGATAGAAGTTACCGGAATAAACCCGTGACTCGAGGAGTTTTGGCACAAGTCATTTCGTACGTGAACGGCCAAGCTTATCAACTGGAGAAATCCATACAGTATTTATTCGACGAGCAGATTACAGTTGGACAAGTTCCACATGCTAATACATTACTCGAGAAGTATGGAGCTAAAAATCGTTTGACCCGGGCACAGGCCGTATTATTCTTCCATCGACTAGATCAGCAGAACAAAAAGGAAGTAGCACCAACTGTTCTCCAGGATAAATTGCCGGCTGGAAGTAATTCTGCAGTCGTAAATAAAGTAAAGCTACAGGCTATCTCACGGGTGGATCCACGCGTAAAACCTACCATTTTCTTGCCTGCAGATAAATATATTGAAGGCCAGCTACTGCCAGAGAAACCTATCTATATAAAAGGAGTTTTACTTGTCAACAAGCAGTATCCTTTGCCGAAGAACTATGCGCCTGGCGAAGACCGGACTGCACGTGCACAATTTACGAAGATGGCTGCTGATGCGAAGAAGTCAGGCATCAAATTAACTGCATTTAGCACGTATCGTTCATTTGATTATCAAACGAATTTATACACAAAATATGTAAAACGAGACGGAACAAAAGCAGCTGACCGTTATAGTGCCAGACCCGGGTATTCTGAACATCAATCAGGACTTGCATTTGATATCGGTGAAGCGAATGCTCCGAGACATTGGGCGAATGCGTCATTTGGTTCAACCAAGGCTGGGAAATGGCTGGCAACAAATGCATACCGATATGGTTTTGTCATGCGGTATCCTAAAGGAAAAGAAGACATTACGGGCTATATGCATGAATCTTGGCATTACCGCTATGTTGGATTGGCACTCGCTAAAGAGATATATGTAAAACAAAACACTATAGAAGAGTATGTAGGATTAAGGGAATAG
- a CDS encoding GGDEF domain-containing protein has product MIQSILSNLAVILLSHLAVTTLLGYRERFSRRRLQFYIVILMSITVISMFYLPIQFSNYRLDLRLIPLIMLAIFSGWHITMPVLVIACIWRYFLGGDGAIPGIVFGMSLPTIFALVYMRIIGNRKKVWDIFVLITICWFISDIPLIFYPYDGLEILKQIGFLRFSSFLLATFIYYTVIEIENGRLIMKQQLEFLATHDQLTKLLTRQECIRRAEIKHKMNEKNTHHFMVMIDVDHFKELNDEYGHAAGDDTLIELSEILKSFEKDTLQAARYGGEEFLLWICIEDKDSITQTVAEIQENIRHTHFEVGLNQAIPITVSIGIASWPTGTSIHDAIKEADRKLYIAKDQGRNQMIV; this is encoded by the coding sequence ATGATTCAATCAATATTATCCAATTTAGCCGTCATTTTGCTTAGTCATTTGGCAGTCACAACGTTACTCGGTTATCGGGAACGATTTTCCAGACGTCGGCTCCAGTTTTACATAGTGATATTGATGTCGATCACAGTAATTTCTATGTTCTACTTACCCATTCAATTTAGTAATTACCGCCTGGATTTACGTTTAATTCCGCTCATTATGCTCGCAATATTTAGTGGATGGCATATAACGATGCCTGTGTTAGTTATTGCTTGTATATGGCGTTATTTTCTTGGAGGAGACGGGGCCATTCCAGGAATTGTATTTGGTATGTCGCTCCCGACTATATTTGCTTTAGTATACATGCGAATAATTGGGAATCGTAAAAAAGTCTGGGATATATTCGTATTGATTACTATCTGTTGGTTTATATCCGATATACCTCTTATATTCTATCCGTATGACGGGCTAGAGATACTCAAACAGATTGGCTTTTTACGGTTTTCGTCATTTTTACTTGCCACATTTATCTACTATACAGTTATCGAAATTGAAAACGGTCGACTTATTATGAAGCAACAGCTGGAATTTCTCGCCACGCATGATCAATTGACTAAACTACTTACCCGTCAAGAATGCATTCGACGTGCAGAGATTAAACACAAAATGAATGAAAAGAATACGCATCACTTTATGGTGATGATTGACGTAGATCATTTCAAGGAGTTGAATGATGAATACGGTCATGCCGCAGGCGACGATACTCTAATAGAGTTATCAGAGATACTTAAGTCGTTTGAAAAAGATACATTGCAAGCCGCGCGATACGGTGGGGAAGAATTTTTATTGTGGATCTGTATAGAGGATAAAGATAGTATCACTCAGACAGTAGCAGAAATTCAAGAAAATATTCGTCACACACATTTTGAAGTGGGACTAAATCAAGCTATACCGATAACTGTTTCTATTGGAATAGCATCCTGGCCTACTGGAACTTCAATACATGATGCAATAAAAGAAGCAGATCGCAAACTTTACATAGCAAAAGATCAAGGACGGAATCAAATGATCGTTTAA
- a CDS encoding class I SAM-dependent methyltransferase — protein sequence MASLFPRIYDVAMKPLEMTRFKRVRTELIRNAQGNVLEIGSGTGINFPYYQQANHVAAIEPNPQMSRLAVSRGRNASVPITLYEAKAESLPFPDNSFDTVIATLVFCTIPDPILALKEIQRVSKPGSTILFFEHVKMKQPVLAKTQDLLNPFWQKVCDGCQLNRNTLSTIVNSGISVESVESLYAGLFLSIQSTNQK from the coding sequence ATGGCAAGTTTATTTCCTAGAATCTATGACGTGGCTATGAAGCCTTTAGAAATGACTAGATTTAAAAGAGTTCGAACGGAGTTAATCCGTAATGCACAAGGAAACGTATTAGAAATTGGTTCTGGAACGGGTATCAATTTTCCTTATTATCAACAGGCGAATCACGTGGCCGCAATTGAACCGAATCCTCAAATGAGTCGCTTGGCAGTAAGCCGAGGTAGAAATGCCAGTGTGCCTATTACTTTATATGAAGCAAAAGCGGAATCATTGCCTTTTCCTGACAATTCATTTGACACGGTGATCGCGACATTAGTATTTTGTACAATACCAGATCCAATTCTAGCCTTGAAAGAAATTCAGCGTGTTAGCAAACCAGGTAGTACAATTTTATTTTTTGAGCATGTCAAAATGAAACAACCAGTTCTGGCCAAAACACAAGATCTATTAAATCCATTTTGGCAAAAAGTGTGCGATGGTTGTCAATTAAACCGTAATACCCTTTCGACAATAGTCAATTCCGGGATTTCTGTAGAAAGTGTGGAATCATTATACGCGGGCTTGTTTTTGTCTATACAAAGTACAAACCAAAAATAA
- a CDS encoding monothiol bacilliredoxin BrxC family protein has translation MKRIKKIDEWRELLEGSDTQPFLLFKSSMTSISSLAAKKELDGLRTELPIYIVITQISKKLSATIESDLGVPHEVPQLLIVKDKRGIWQATHYQIKEQILVDAIKEYV, from the coding sequence ATGAAAAGAATTAAAAAAATCGACGAATGGCGTGAGTTGCTAGAAGGGTCGGATACACAACCGTTCTTGTTATTTAAATCTAGTATGACATCTATCAGCAGTTTAGCGGCTAAAAAGGAGTTGGATGGACTGCGTACAGAACTTCCAATATATATCGTCATCACCCAAATAAGTAAGAAACTATCCGCTACTATTGAATCGGATCTAGGTGTTCCTCACGAAGTTCCTCAATTATTGATAGTGAAAGATAAACGAGGCATCTGGCAAGCCACGCATTATCAAATCAAAGAACAGATTTTAGTGGATGCAATAAAAGAATACGTCTGA
- a CDS encoding small, acid-soluble spore protein tlp, which yields MMANKYPKPNDPADNKKRLNKTISNMEAAEDAMKFAEGEEFKQIQKKNERRAESIEALKEEIIEEDKSRINGYL from the coding sequence ATGATGGCGAACAAGTATCCAAAACCGAATGACCCTGCAGATAATAAAAAACGATTGAATAAAACCATCAGCAATATGGAGGCCGCAGAAGACGCGATGAAGTTTGCTGAAGGGGAAGAGTTCAAGCAAATCCAAAAGAAAAATGAACGCAGAGCGGAAAGTATCGAGGCTTTAAAGGAAGAAATAATTGAAGAAGACAAGTCACGAATCAATGGTTATTTATAA
- a CDS encoding acyltransferase family protein: MKDLLLPNKRFRPEIEGIRTIATLLIVIYHIWLGRVSGGIDVFFIISGYLMTLSILSRIERTGSVNFIDYFLNLTRRLFPQAIVVVIFTGIMAVIFLPQFEWGEIISHMMASTFYFENWRLAFDSVDYLAKDNLASPFQHFWSLSVQGQFYLLWPIILSSTYYIARKVLKTPVYKTLLGSLIIVCFLSMIFSIYQTNVNQPFAYFNTFTRMWEFSIGGIFALLSPYLVFNKRLSVVLGWFGLLIICLTGVILPVSTVFPGYLALLPISGALLILIASESITVYGVNRFLATKPLIYLGSLSYGVYLWHWPLLIFYRSYMEVETVPIVDGILLVIITFGLSMISTKLLEKPVQKIGRNQQKGKLVFVLTMMLVLACSSIFSISAYIEKATASSDVVEIKDYPGAEVNFYQLKNIPEVEPIPSPVEIKTDLPSFYKDLECQSANLIEVRKCSYGVLRDYDFTVALVGGSHSGHWFPALIELSKEMNFKIDLYSHDGCRFTDEDSKGNLTEACIPWNKNLIDMLIKDPPDLVFTTSTVNKRPKVPRGFINQWKRLEGITTVFAIRDNPRMKTIIPVCLEQADDPLECSVPRDEAIAKEDPWKVTEGIPSNVFFADLTDSFCDETTCSPVIGNIIVYRDDNHITAEYSKTLAPALKEPLQQAFDSLDTSDLRK, encoded by the coding sequence ATGAAAGATCTATTATTACCGAACAAGAGATTTCGTCCTGAAATAGAAGGGATACGAACAATTGCTACGTTATTAATCGTGATTTACCATATATGGTTAGGAAGGGTTTCGGGAGGAATTGATGTATTCTTTATCATTTCCGGTTATTTGATGACACTTTCTATATTATCGCGGATAGAACGCACAGGTTCAGTGAATTTCATCGATTATTTTCTGAATTTAACAAGGAGATTATTTCCGCAAGCAATCGTCGTCGTGATTTTTACTGGAATTATGGCAGTGATATTTCTTCCTCAGTTTGAATGGGGAGAAATCATTTCGCATATGATGGCCTCTACGTTTTATTTTGAAAATTGGCGACTGGCGTTTGATTCTGTTGATTATTTAGCGAAAGATAATTTGGCTAGTCCATTTCAACATTTTTGGTCTTTAAGTGTTCAAGGACAATTCTATCTTCTATGGCCTATCATACTATCTAGTACATATTATATCGCACGTAAAGTTTTGAAGACGCCTGTTTATAAAACACTACTAGGATCACTTATTATCGTATGTTTTTTGTCGATGATCTTCTCAATCTATCAAACAAACGTTAATCAGCCTTTTGCGTACTTCAATACATTCACAAGAATGTGGGAGTTCAGTATCGGCGGTATTTTTGCGTTACTCTCTCCGTACTTAGTATTCAATAAAAGACTTAGTGTGGTACTAGGATGGTTCGGTCTACTAATCATCTGTTTAACAGGAGTCATACTACCAGTTTCTACAGTTTTCCCTGGTTACTTGGCGTTACTACCTATTAGTGGCGCATTACTTATTTTAATTGCTTCTGAAAGCATTACCGTATATGGAGTCAACCGATTTTTGGCGACAAAACCGCTGATTTATTTAGGTAGTCTTTCATATGGTGTGTATTTATGGCATTGGCCATTGTTGATTTTCTATCGGTCCTACATGGAAGTGGAAACCGTTCCGATCGTAGACGGCATTCTGCTCGTCATTATAACGTTTGGTTTATCTATGATTTCTACTAAGTTATTGGAGAAGCCTGTTCAGAAAATAGGTAGAAACCAGCAGAAAGGGAAACTGGTCTTCGTGCTGACTATGATGTTAGTGCTTGCTTGTAGCTCGATATTTTCTATTTCGGCTTATATCGAGAAAGCAACAGCCAGCTCGGACGTAGTAGAAATTAAAGATTATCCAGGTGCGGAGGTGAATTTTTATCAATTAAAAAATATACCTGAAGTTGAACCCATTCCTTCACCAGTGGAAATCAAAACAGATCTACCGTCATTTTATAAAGATTTAGAATGCCAGTCAGCCAATCTTATAGAGGTTAGAAAATGTTCTTATGGCGTATTAAGAGACTATGATTTTACTGTGGCACTTGTAGGCGGCTCACACTCTGGACACTGGTTTCCCGCATTGATTGAGCTATCAAAAGAAATGAATTTTAAAATCGATTTATATAGCCATGACGGATGTCGGTTTACAGACGAAGATAGTAAAGGAAACTTAACAGAAGCATGTATTCCGTGGAATAAGAATTTAATAGATATGCTAATTAAAGATCCACCTGACCTTGTTTTTACGACGTCTACAGTGAATAAACGTCCAAAAGTACCGAGAGGGTTCATTAATCAGTGGAAGAGACTTGAAGGAATCACTACCGTTTTTGCTATTCGTGATAATCCACGTATGAAGACTATTATCCCTGTCTGTCTAGAACAAGCTGATGATCCTTTGGAGTGTTCTGTACCACGGGATGAAGCTATTGCGAAAGAAGATCCGTGGAAAGTGACAGAGGGAATTCCTTCGAATGTATTCTTCGCAGACCTTACAGATTCATTTTGCGATGAAACAACTTGTTCACCTGTAATCGGTAATATTATCGTCTATCGTGATGATAACCACATTACTGCAGAATATTCTAAAACTCTTGCCCCTGCATTGAAAGAGCCTTTGCAGCAAGCATTCGACAGTCTGGATACATCTGATCTACGTAAATAA
- a CDS encoding D-glycero-alpha-D-manno-heptose-1,7-bisphosphate 7-phosphatase: MKKAVFLDRDGVINEVLTSRVKFVNEPNQLYFLPGVPEAIKRLNEVFDYIFVVTNQGGVGLGYMKESKLQAIHTHMQSELAKEDAHIQEVAYCPHKPKSGCDCRKPNSKLIVDLAEKYQVDLSSSYMVGDTDTDIMAGKHAGTKTVFLGTADPLADAVFPNLLQATPWIIDNIER; the protein is encoded by the coding sequence ATGAAAAAAGCCGTATTTCTGGATCGGGACGGTGTCATTAATGAAGTGCTTACTAGCCGTGTGAAGTTTGTCAACGAGCCAAATCAACTCTATTTTTTACCTGGTGTACCAGAGGCGATTAAGCGGTTGAATGAAGTGTTCGATTACATTTTCGTTGTGACCAACCAAGGTGGTGTGGGACTTGGTTACATGAAAGAATCTAAGTTACAAGCTATTCATACTCATATGCAATCGGAATTGGCTAAAGAAGACGCTCACATTCAGGAAGTCGCGTACTGTCCGCATAAACCTAAATCAGGTTGTGATTGCCGTAAGCCTAACAGTAAGTTGATCGTTGATTTGGCAGAGAAATACCAAGTGGACTTGTCATCATCTTACATGGTAGGGGATACGGATACAGATATTATGGCTGGTAAGCATGCAGGTACAAAAACCGTTTTTCTTGGCACTGCTGATCCGTTAGCTGACGCCGTGTTTCCAAATTTGCTCCAAGCTACGCCGTGGATTATCGATAATATAGAAAGATGA